In one window of Halomarina pelagica DNA:
- a CDS encoding acyl-CoA mutase large subunit family protein — protein sequence MFDEDDLREIRSERERWEEETLDPALSAHGERRERFATVSNHEVDRLYTPEDVADLDYEEDVGFPGEPPYTRGPYPTMYRGRTWTMRQFAGFGTAEETNERFKYLVEEGQTGLSTAFDMPSLMGLDSDDPMSLGEVGKEGVAVDTLRDMEVLFDGIDVGEVSTSFTINPSAIVVYAMYLALADKQGVPREQVRGTLQNDMLKEFIAQKEWVVPPGPSLDIVTDTIEYAVENTPKFYPVSVSGYHIREAGSTAAQELAFTLADGFAYVEAAAERGLDADEVGPLLSFFFNSHNSVLEEVAKFRAARRIYARVMADRFGATTDAAKRLKFHTQTAGQSLTAQQPLNNVIRVTLQAAAAVMGGTQSLHTNSYDEALALPSEEAVRIALRTQQIIAEESGLADTVDPLGGSYAVEALTDEMEAEAMAYIEEIEEMGDGSIRDGVLRGIEEGYFHREIQDAAYEYQSRVDDGEETVVGVNKYTTGGEDDDTELLHVSDEVRDRQLARLEAVKKERDDERVRETLDALQEAIRGGENTMPYVVDAVKAYATMGEIMQVFEAEHGSYTETVTLA from the coding sequence ATGTTCGACGAGGACGACCTGCGCGAGATCCGGTCCGAGCGCGAGCGCTGGGAGGAGGAGACCCTCGATCCCGCGCTCTCCGCGCACGGCGAGCGACGGGAGCGGTTCGCGACGGTCTCGAACCACGAGGTAGATCGCCTCTACACCCCGGAGGACGTCGCCGACCTGGACTACGAGGAGGACGTCGGGTTTCCCGGCGAACCGCCCTACACGCGGGGCCCGTACCCGACGATGTACCGCGGGCGGACGTGGACGATGCGCCAGTTCGCGGGCTTCGGCACCGCGGAGGAGACCAACGAACGGTTCAAGTACCTCGTCGAGGAGGGACAGACCGGCCTCTCGACGGCGTTCGACATGCCGAGCCTGATGGGACTCGACTCCGACGACCCGATGAGCCTCGGGGAGGTCGGAAAGGAGGGCGTCGCGGTCGACACCCTGCGCGACATGGAGGTGCTGTTCGACGGCATCGACGTCGGCGAGGTCTCCACGTCGTTCACGATCAACCCGAGCGCCATCGTCGTCTACGCCATGTACCTCGCGCTGGCCGACAAGCAGGGCGTCCCGCGTGAGCAGGTCCGGGGGACGCTCCAGAACGACATGCTGAAGGAGTTCATCGCCCAGAAGGAGTGGGTCGTCCCGCCGGGACCCTCCCTCGACATCGTCACTGACACCATCGAGTACGCCGTCGAGAACACGCCGAAGTTCTACCCGGTGTCGGTGTCGGGCTACCACATCCGCGAGGCGGGGTCGACGGCGGCCCAGGAACTCGCGTTCACGCTCGCGGACGGCTTCGCCTACGTCGAGGCGGCCGCGGAGCGCGGCCTCGACGCCGACGAGGTCGGGCCGCTTCTCTCCTTCTTCTTCAACTCGCACAACTCCGTGCTGGAGGAGGTGGCCAAGTTCCGCGCCGCCCGCCGCATCTACGCGCGGGTGATGGCCGACCGGTTCGGCGCGACGACCGACGCCGCGAAGCGCCTCAAGTTCCACACGCAGACGGCGGGCCAGTCGCTCACCGCCCAGCAGCCGCTCAACAACGTCATCCGGGTCACGCTGCAGGCGGCCGCCGCCGTCATGGGCGGGACGCAGTCGCTGCACACCAACAGCTACGACGAGGCGCTCGCGCTCCCCTCGGAGGAGGCGGTGCGCATCGCGCTTCGCACCCAGCAGATCATCGCGGAGGAATCCGGCCTCGCGGACACCGTCGACCCGCTCGGGGGCAGTTACGCCGTCGAGGCGCTCACCGACGAGATGGAGGCCGAGGCGATGGCCTACATCGAGGAGATCGAGGAGATGGGCGACGGTTCGATCCGCGACGGCGTCCTCCGGGGCATCGAGGAGGGCTACTTCCACCGCGAGATCCAGGACGCCGCCTACGAGTACCAGTCGCGGGTCGACGATGGCGAGGAGACCGTCGTCGGCGTGAACAAGTACACGACGGGGGGCGAGGACGACGACACGGAACTGCTCCACGTGAGCGACGAGGTGAGAGACCGACAACTCGCCCGGCTGGAGGCCGTGAAGAAGGAGCGCGACGACGAGCGCGTCCGCGAGACCCTCGACGCGCTTCAGGAGGCGATCCGCGGGGGCGAGAACACCATGCCCTACGTCGTCGACGCCGTGAAGGCGTACGCGACGATGGGCGAGATCATGCAGGTGTTCGAGGCCGAACACGGCAGCTACACCGAGACCGTCACGCTGGCCTGA
- a CDS encoding ABC transporter permease, producing MSASFAETVVLVRAVARKSLVLRARYAFDTVTTLLVVYAFFALAVFGGRELAPRVVDEHLGGIVVGFFLLLMASVAYADLSWELVREAEWGTLEQLYVSPHGFGRVVAVETAVTLLVSFAYGVALLALMLATTRTRLLLDPLTVVPLGALALCSAVGVGFALGGLALVFERVESALRLAQFALVALVALPVDAYPVLKLLPLALGSDLLRESMAAGRHLWGLPPADLGLLVVTAVVYAGGGYAVFRLGIRRARTTGRLGRH from the coding sequence GTGAGCGCGTCGTTCGCCGAGACCGTCGTCCTCGTGCGGGCGGTGGCCCGGAAGTCGCTCGTCCTCCGCGCGCGGTACGCGTTCGACACGGTGACGACCCTCCTCGTTGTCTACGCCTTCTTCGCGCTGGCGGTGTTCGGCGGGCGCGAACTCGCCCCGCGGGTCGTCGACGAACACCTCGGCGGGATCGTCGTCGGGTTCTTCCTCCTCCTGATGGCGAGCGTCGCGTACGCCGACCTCTCGTGGGAACTCGTCCGCGAGGCGGAGTGGGGGACGCTCGAACAGCTCTACGTGTCGCCCCACGGGTTCGGTCGCGTCGTCGCCGTCGAGACGGCCGTGACCCTCCTCGTGAGCTTCGCCTACGGCGTTGCCCTCCTGGCGCTGATGCTGGCGACGACGCGGACCCGGCTCCTGCTCGACCCCCTCACCGTCGTCCCGCTCGGCGCGCTCGCGCTCTGCTCGGCGGTGGGGGTCGGCTTCGCCCTCGGCGGCCTCGCCCTCGTCTTCGAGCGCGTCGAGAGCGCCCTCCGGCTGGCGCAGTTCGCGCTCGTCGCGCTCGTCGCCCTGCCCGTCGACGCCTACCCCGTCCTGAAGCTCCTCCCGCTCGCGCTCGGGAGCGACCTGCTCCGGGAGTCGATGGCCGCCGGCCGGCACCTGTGGGGCCTCCCGCCCGCCGACCTCGGGCTGCTCGTCGTCACGGCCGTCGTCTACGCGGGCGGGGGGTACGCCGTCTTCCGGCTGGGGATCCGGCGCGCGCGTACGACGGGGCGGCTGGGCCGGCACTGA
- a CDS encoding nucleotidyltransferase domain-containing protein, translated as MEATDGRSRLLAILGESPCRDADIDFAVAFGSRVAGTPQPSSDLDVAVKFADGLSSRERFQKRCFLSGDLQREDAPFVDVSDVEALPLDVAHDAVDGEFLCGDEQTFRRFRANVEATFEERRDEIRRHQRGVIDRIAENGLHG; from the coding sequence ATGGAAGCGACCGACGGGCGCTCGCGATTGCTCGCCATCCTCGGAGAGTCGCCCTGCCGTGATGCGGACATCGACTTCGCGGTGGCGTTCGGTTCGCGGGTCGCAGGTACCCCGCAGCCGTCGTCCGATCTCGACGTCGCCGTCAAGTTCGCTGACGGCCTCTCCTCCCGCGAGCGATTCCAGAAGCGGTGTTTCCTCTCGGGTGACCTCCAGCGAGAGGACGCCCCGTTCGTCGACGTCTCCGACGTCGAAGCCCTCCCGCTCGACGTGGCCCACGACGCTGTCGACGGCGAGTTCCTCTGTGGCGACGAGCAGACGTTCCGCCGATTCAGGGCGAACGTCGAGGCGACGTTCGAGGAGCGGCGCGACGAGATCCGTCGCCACCAGCGTGGCGTGATAGACCGCATCGCGGAGAACGGACTACATGGCTGA
- a CDS encoding ABC transporter ATP-binding protein yields MSVETAQRKRGGERAAVVIEGLTKTYGDVRAVDDVTLSVEPGEVVGLLGPNGAGKTTLVKCALGLLVPTAGSVRVGDVDVLADPARAYRHVSAMLEGARNVYWRLTVRENVRFFAGLQGIDPRTRREEHAALLESLDLAERADAPVMDLSRGMRQRTALACTLARETPVVFLDEPTLGLDVGASYSLRQRIRRLADEEGRAIVLSSHDMDVVQEVCDRVVVLSEGRVAAAGSVRELVGLFDARAYRVTVSGSLHGATRDRLERDHGVERWFHTPEGLRFEVTLADSGALYALVEDLRESNVALVSVAAIEPDLEDAFLQLTDRGGPT; encoded by the coding sequence TGACGAAGACCTACGGCGACGTCCGGGCGGTCGACGACGTGACGCTCAGCGTCGAACCGGGCGAGGTCGTCGGCCTGCTCGGCCCGAACGGCGCGGGCAAGACGACGCTCGTCAAGTGCGCGCTCGGGTTGCTCGTGCCGACAGCGGGGTCGGTCCGCGTCGGCGACGTCGACGTGCTGGCAGACCCCGCCCGCGCGTACCGCCACGTGAGCGCGATGCTTGAGGGCGCTCGCAACGTCTACTGGCGGCTCACCGTCCGTGAGAACGTGCGGTTCTTCGCCGGGCTACAGGGCATCGACCCCCGGACGCGCCGCGAGGAACACGCGGCCCTCCTCGAGTCGCTCGACCTCGCCGAGCGCGCCGACGCCCCCGTGATGGACCTCTCGCGGGGGATGAGACAGCGGACGGCCCTCGCCTGCACGCTCGCGCGCGAGACGCCCGTGGTCTTCCTCGACGAGCCGACGCTCGGCCTCGACGTGGGGGCGTCCTACAGCCTCCGCCAGCGGATACGCCGTCTCGCCGACGAGGAGGGGCGCGCCATCGTCCTGAGCAGCCACGACATGGACGTGGTCCAGGAGGTGTGCGACCGCGTCGTCGTCCTGAGCGAGGGGCGCGTCGCGGCGGCGGGGAGCGTCCGGGAACTGGTCGGCCTGTTCGACGCGCGCGCGTACCGCGTCACCGTCTCGGGGTCGCTCCACGGGGCGACGCGCGATCGCCTCGAACGCGACCACGGCGTCGAGCGGTGGTTCCACACCCCCGAGGGGCTTCGCTTCGAGGTGACGCTCGCCGACTCGGGGGCGCTCTACGCGCTCGTCGAGGACCTCCGGGAGTCGAACGTGGCGCTGGTCTCGGTGGCGGCCATCGAACCGGATCTCGAGGACGCCTTCCTGCAGTTGACCGACCGGGGGGGACCGACGTGA